GTATCTCCTTGTGCTCCATCCTCATTACGAAGGTCGGCCCCGCGTCCCGCATCCCGGTCTTTTCTTCGAAAACGGGGAAGAGGATGTCCTCTTCTATGCGGATGTGTTTTTTAAGCCCGAGGCTGAATTCCCTGAAGCTCCTGGAGGCGTCCTCCCATCTCGAGTCCTTGAGGGCCGCCTTGAAGCCTTCAAATATCGAATCAAGCCTCCGGTGGTCGGTCTGGAGGTAGTCCGTTATAGTGATGTCCGGGTTCGGCCTCTCCCTTTTTACGATGCTCACTCTCCAGGCCTCCGGGCCCGCTTCGAGAGTCCACCAGTCGAACTCGCCGTCGTGCTCGGCCTGGAACTGGTAAAGGAGCGGCTTGGGCTCATGGTCGTTCACGAGAGTGAACGACTCCCCCGGCTTAAGGCTCCTGTAAAGCTCGAATATCCTGGCGTGCCTGTCCTTCGGGACCATCTCCCTTACGTCTAGGACCTTTTCCATCTATGTTATTCCTCCTTGTCTGTTTTCCCTGCTTTTATGCCCCGGGGATATTTTCCTACGCAACAGCCGCGATAAAAATGACAAAAATCAATACCCTGGTTTTCGGCGGACCGATGATAGGTCGTTATTCGTTTCGCGCTTCCTTAAAAGCGGCTTAATTTAGAGGCCTCGGCGGCCTCTCAAGGGAGGGGTCCTTTCGGATGGCCTCCCTGTAGTGCTCCATCGCCTCAGGGAGAAAAGACCTAAGCTCATCGACTCTTTTCCGGTCGGTAGGGTGCGTCGAAAGGAATTCCGGGGGAGCAGCGCCTTCCCTTGCGGTCATCCTTTCCCAGAACTCTACGGCTGACTCCGGATTGTATCCGGCCTTTGCCATAAGGATTAGCCCGATCCTGTCGGCCTCGAGCTCGTGCTTTCTGCTGTACGGGAGGAGCACCCCCACTTTCGCGCCGAGCCCGTATGCCTGGAGGAGCCCCTCGCGGGCGACCGGGCTTGTGCCTAAAAGCGCGGCAGAAAGCGCGGCTCCGCCTATCTGGAGCGCCTGCTCCTGGGACATCCTCTCGGCGCCGTGCCGCGCTATGACATGGGCCACCTCGTGCCCCATGACGGCCGCAACCCCGGCCTCGTCCCGGCAGACCGGTAGAATCCCGGTATTAAGGGCCACCTTGCCGCCGGGCAGGGCGAACGCGTTCACAGCCGGGTTTTCTATGACGACGAACTCCCATTCGTAATCGGGTTTTTCGGCCGCCGAGGCTATCCTTCCGCCGACCTCCCCGATAAGGGAGTTGTACCGGGCGTTTTCGCTCAAGTCGGCTTCGGCCTTTATCTGGCTGAAGAGCGTCTCGCCTATCCTCTCCTCCTGTCTTTCCGAGACGATCATTATCTGAGTGCGCTCCGTGTAAGGCACCCTTGCGCACCCTGAAAAGGCGAGGAGGACTGCGGCTATGAAGAGAACGGTCCTGGTCATGTGTCGAGACCCCCGGTATCTGCCATTCACCGATTCTAAACCTTTTTGGGAGAAATCACAACCAGAGCCGCAGGGCCGGTCGCAGCCTCTTGATAACGCAAGCTGAGAGGCTAGGGATTATCAAGGACGGTGAGTTGACATGGTTTGGAAAGGCTCCTAAAATCAATCAGGCTCTAAAACGGGTCTGTTTAATCCGCAGAGAGGAGGAATTTATGGCACGCAAAATATGTCACATAAACAGCTCAAACGCGGACGATATAAGAAAGTCCGTAGGAATCGGCGATAACGAGGCCCGCAGGCTCGTTGATTACAGGTCTGAGCACGGAAATTTCAGGACCCTTGACGACCTCATGAACGTCCCCGGGTTCTCACCGGACACCGTGGAAAAGCTCAAAAGAGAGTGCGACCTCGACTAACCGGGCTATGGAAACCGGACATCTTTCCTCAGTTGTCCGGTTTTTTTTGCGTCCTGCGCAGGGCCTCCTGGCATGCCGGAGGCCTGTGCAGTCCCTCCTTTATCTCTTTATAATACCTTGATTTAATTCATATTTTACCTGGGCCCTCATCCTCCGCTCAACCCTTTTTCCATGTAGCGCTCAATCCTTTTCACTATCCTCAAATCAACCCAAAAGCCGTCCAATAATGAATCTCTTTGACTATACAGGGGTTTCCGTACACTCCGATAAACGATGTAGAAGTCTGACAGGGGGGCAACGGTTTGGAAAAGCAGCAAAATTCAGCATCTATACTCGAAGGCCTTATGATCGCCAAGCCGGCCGGCAGGTGGAGGGTAGCTCTTGCCGCGCTCGTTGTATCTTCCGCGGCGTTCGCCTACATACTTTTTACCGGCGCCCCCATTGAGAGCGCTTTATACCTGGCGCTCTGGTCCGTCTTCGCGGTCATCGTTGCCGCGTTCGCCTCGAGGAGCCGCGGGGTGATGCTGTCCGACCTTAAGGATGAGGAACTCGTAAGGGAGCTTGCCGAAAGGACGCTCCATTATAGCTCAAGGAAGAAGAGGCTTAAGAAATTCTTTATCTCGCAGCACGACTTGAGCAGTCTCACCCGGAGCCATCTTACGGAAGTCATAGACGAGACCGGCACCGCGGCAGAGAGGATAATGGGGCAATCCCAGCGCATAGATTCGGCGATGTGCCAGATGCAGAATACTATTGAAGGTCTCCAGGCCGAGAGCAAGGCAATGGCCAGGGCCACGGGCGAGACCATCGCGAGAAACGAGTCAAACATATCGGGCCTCAAGGAATACATAGGAAAGCGCAGGACCGACGTGGAGGAAGACTACAGGACCGTGCTGGCGCTGGCCGAGGAGGCGAGGTCGATGACGAGCCTCGTGGACCTCCTGAAGGGCATAAGCGACCAGACTAATCTTCTGGCCCTCAATGCCGCCATAGAGGCCGCAAGGGCCGGCGAGCACGGCAGGGGCTTCGCAATAGTCGCGGACGAGGTAAGAAAGCTCTCGAAGAACTCCGAGGAGGCCGCCGGGAAGATAGGCAAGGCCATGATAAAGATGGCGGAGGAGATCGAGACGAAGTTCGCCTTCAAGTTGAACCAGGACAGGCACGCCGGGGAGTCCTCGCTCCTCCTTGACCTCCAGACCCAGCTCTCGTCGCTCGGAGAGGGCTACCGGAAGCTCGACAATTTGAACAGGCAGATACTTGAGCAGGTGGGCGAAAGCGGGGCCCAGGTCTCTGCGGAAGTGCTCGAGCTCATAGCCGGGGTGCAGTTCCAGGACATAGTCCGCCAGCAGATAGAGCTCGTAATAAAGACGCTGGCTGATTCCGACCAGTACATGAAGAGCCTCGAAGGGTGCCTCGAGGAAGGTCACCTCTGCGAGGAGGAGTGCAGGATAGGCGAGTTCGGCATAGAAAAGGTGCGCGAGCACTACGTGATGGAGAGGCAGCGGTCAACCCACAATTCGTTTATCGATTCAATGAGCGGCTCTCAAACCCATGCGCCGGCCAAGGCCGCGCCGGATGAGGGCAACGTAGTCTTTTTTTAGCACAAGCACGGAGGGAAAATGGCCAAGACAATAATGGTGGTCGACGATTCGGCTTCAATAAGGCAGGTCATGAACCTGACGCTAAAGAAGGCCGGATACGACGTGATCGAGGCGAATGACGGCTCGGACGCGCTCGGGAAGCTCGGCGCCCAGAGGATAAACCTCATCGTCTGCGACGTGAACATGCCCAACATGGACGGCATCACGTTCCTCAAGAGCCTGAAGGAGAAGCCGACCCACAAGTTCACGCCGGTCATCATGCTCACGACGGAGTCGCAGGAATCGAAAAAGCAGGAAGGCAAGGCAGCCGGGGCCAGGGCATGGATAGTAAAGCCCTTCAAGCCCGAACAGATGCTCGAGGCCGTCTCGAAGCTCATACTGCCTTGACGGGGAGATAAGCCATGCCGGTGCGCATCGAAAAAGACGGGGAGAACGGGTCCATAAGCGTGGAAGGAGAGATGAACATCTATCATGCCCAGGAGCTTAAGGACGGCCTTATGAGGGCAATGGACGGAGAGGACAGTGTCAGCCTCGACCTCTCGCGCGTCTCCGAGATGGACTCTTCCGGGCTCCAGCTTGTGCTCCTTGCATGGAGGGAGGCCGACAGGAAAGGAGCGCCGTTCAGGCTTATCGGCGCAAGCACCCCGGTCGATGACGTCCTTAGCCTCTTCGATCTTAAAAAGCTCTTCTGCGAAGACAGGGAGACGGTGTGATGGAAATAGACCTCGGACAGGCAAGGACGACCTTTCTGGCGGAAAGCCAGGATCTCCTCGAGGAGATGGAGAGCTCGCTTCTTATCCTGGAGCGCGACCCGGCCGACCAGAACGCCATCAACTCCCTTTTCAGGGCGGCCCATACCATAAAGGGCTCTTCCGGCGTGCTCGGCATCGAAACGGTCGAGAAGTTTACGCATCTCGTCGAGAACCTCCTCGAGAAGATGAGGACGGGCCAGATAAAGGCGGATTCCGGCAATATAGAGCTCCTCCTCCAGTGCAGGGACCATATCTCACGGCTCATATCGCTTGCGGCTGACGAGGCGGGGCTCGGCGGCGACCTCCTCAGGGCGGATAACGAACTCTCCGCTAAGCTCGCCGAGTGCCTGGACGCAAAGGATGAGGCGCCGAAAGCTCAAGCTGAAGCTCCAGGGGCCGCTGAGGGACCGAGCTCCCGGACCGATGCA
The sequence above is drawn from the Deltaproteobacteria bacterium genome and encodes:
- a CDS encoding DUF2249 domain-containing protein, which gives rise to MEKVLDVREMVPKDRHARIFELYRSLKPGESFTLVNDHEPKPLLYQFQAEHDGEFDWWTLEAGPEAWRVSIVKRERPNPDITITDYLQTDHRRLDSIFEGFKAALKDSRWEDASRSFREFSLGLKKHIRIEEDILFPVFEEKTGMRDAGPTFVMRMEHKEIQALLDQILGATDRHDAPGADSGSSSLLGILLDHNMKEEHILYPESDAFITGGERAMVIKKAQAA
- a CDS encoding M48 family metallopeptidase encodes the protein MTRTVLFIAAVLLAFSGCARVPYTERTQIMIVSERQEERIGETLFSQIKAEADLSENARYNSLIGEVGGRIASAAEKPDYEWEFVVIENPAVNAFALPGGKVALNTGILPVCRDEAGVAAVMGHEVAHVIARHGAERMSQEQALQIGGAALSAALLGTSPVAREGLLQAYGLGAKVGVLLPYSRKHELEADRIGLILMAKAGYNPESAVEFWERMTAREGAAPPEFLSTHPTDRKRVDELRSFLPEAMEHYREAIRKDPSLERPPRPLN
- a CDS encoding helix-hairpin-helix domain-containing protein — translated: MARKICHINSSNADDIRKSVGIGDNEARRLVDYRSEHGNFRTLDDLMNVPGFSPDTVEKLKRECDLD
- a CDS encoding response regulator encodes the protein MAKTIMVVDDSASIRQVMNLTLKKAGYDVIEANDGSDALGKLGAQRINLIVCDVNMPNMDGITFLKSLKEKPTHKFTPVIMLTTESQESKKQEGKAAGARAWIVKPFKPEQMLEAVSKLILP
- a CDS encoding STAS domain-containing protein, with amino-acid sequence MPVRIEKDGENGSISVEGEMNIYHAQELKDGLMRAMDGEDSVSLDLSRVSEMDSSGLQLVLLAWREADRKGAPFRLIGASTPVDDVLSLFDLKKLFCEDRETV